In a genomic window of Drosophila takahashii strain IR98-3 E-12201 chromosome 3L, DtakHiC1v2, whole genome shotgun sequence:
- the l(3)04053 gene encoding uncharacterized protein l(3)04053: MANGSATEAAATGAPQQQRIPQTAQQALLTDGGVNDLVADVCLNGRASDYSAMRASTSTGGSGSGGAAPSSSSSSSSFSFKHFLSSTGTVTAPTSTVTSAAVQTSTGARPKVPQSASASHMQQPPDVNGSSASSRMKRSPRFSSFDSQASLAEYAACGSGSSQSQHRLRPDLRLGHDVVQDALDNDDDDHVALAQVRNTSRLYDERIDDDIFPSAASNQQPAIGTRYVPRSYSNYDMPPQLPCPSSSPRRRPSGNRDQRPTRLVLSAGPKMKLDLPLDTCNAVGGAAASALPDFVQDHLPDAWCGGQDALSSPPNSPLGAAEAASGAVGLLPSALAPRSCLPSAAPVPGPPAEPAAGSTVKMLPDFLSDGPIIHSSQRLADVAIGLPSNSIDSPPQEAVGTLQLSSLRQENERLQRELQEARAELNVQTRRASDFEQQLLQFSEAARRREALATTTNTQTTQQLRRQLAQLEAELSSLRGSGASDCAAGGVPVAAPGRGSENAASSGMSNPRPSRTHHLSRDLLRAADTAEQNLRQLLTGVENLRQMAANLEQPAPTTTPRSPDLYTDFN, translated from the exons atggcaaatgggAGTGCGACCGAAGCGGCGGCCACGGGCGctccgcagcagcagcggatTCCCCAAACGGCGCAGCAGGCGCTTCTGACCGACGGCGGGGTGAACGATCTCGTGGCGGACGTTTGTCTAAACGGTCGTGCCTCGGACTACTCCGCCATGAGGGCCTCCACGTCCACGGGCGGCTCGGGATCGGGAGGAGCAGCaccctcctcctcgtcgtcgtcctcctcgtTCTCCTTCAAGCACTTTCTCAGCAGCACGGGCACTGTGACGGCTCCGACCAGCACGGTGACCTCGGCCGCCGTCCAGACGTCCACTGGGGCACGGCCCAAGGTGCCCCAGTCAGCCTCCGCCTCCCACATGCAGCAGCCACCGGATGTGAACGGCAGCAGTGCATCCTCCCGGATGAAGCGATCGCCGCGCTTCAGCTCCTTCGACTCGCAGGCGAGTCTGGCGGAGTACGCAGCCTGTGGTAGTGGCTCCTCCCAGTCGCAGCACCGCCTGAGACCGGATCTTCGGCTGGGCCATGACGTCGTGCAGGATGCACTGGACAACGACGACGATGACCATGTGGCGCTGGCCCAAGTGCGCAACACCAGCAGGCTGTACGACGAGCGAATAGATGATG ACATTTTCCCATCGGCCGCCTCCAACCAGCAACCCGCCATTGGAACGCGCTATGTGCCTCGCTCCTACTCCAACTACGATATGCCGCCACAGCTGCCGTGCCCCTCATCCTCGCCGCGCCGTCGTCCCTCTGGCAATCGCGATCAACGCCCCACACGCCTGGTGCTGTCCGCCGGCCCCAAGATGAAACTCGACCTGCCACTGGACACGTGCAATGCAgtgggtggtgctgctgcctCCGCCCTGCCAGACTTCGTGCAGGATCACTTGCCGGACGCTTGGTGCGGCGGTCAGGATGCCCTCAGCTCGCCCCCCAACTCCCCACTCGGAGCAGCTGAGGCGGCGAGCGGAGCTGTGGGTCTGCTGCCCTCTGCTTTGGCACCCAGGAGCTGCCTACCCAGTGCTGCCCCCGTCCCCGGTCCTCCCGCAGAACCAGCCGCCGGGTCTACCGTCAAAATGCTGCCCGACTTTCTGTCTGACGGCCCCATAATTCACTCGTCTCAGCGACTGGCCGACGTGGCTATCGGGTTGCCCTCCAATTCCATTGACTCGCCTCCCCAGGAGGCGGTGGGCACGCTGCAACTGTCGTCACTGCGTCAGGAGAACGAGCGACTGCAGCGGGAGCTGCAGGAGGCGCGGGCGGAACTCAATGTCCAGACCCGGCGGGCCAGCGACTttgagcagcagctgctgcagttttcgGAGGCCGCTCGGAGGCGGGAGGCGCTGGCCACGACGACCAATACCCAAACCACACAGCAGCTGAGGCGCCAGTTGGCCCAATTAGAG gcgGAGCTAAGCAGCCTAAGGGGCAGTGGCGCCTCTGATTGCGCAGCAGGTGGCGTTCCAGTGGCGGCTCCTGGCAGAGGAAGCGAGAACGCCGCCAGCAGTGGGATGAGCAACCCGCGACCGTCCAGAACGCATCATTTGTCAAGGGATCTACTGCGAGCGGCCGATACTGCAGAGCAGAACTTAAG GCAACTGCTGACTGGCGTGGAGAATCTGCGCCAGATGGCGGCCAATTTGGAGCAGCCGGCCCCGACAACAACTCCCCGAAGTCCCGACCTCTACACCGACTTCAACTGA